The Pueribacillus theae DNA window CTATTAGGGATGAGAAAATGTTTAGCCTTTCCTGGTATGTTCTTGGAATCCTATTGATTGGCTATTTTTCAAGTGAATTCATTCAACTCCCTGTTTCGATTGTGGCAGGGGTGATTGCCATTTTCTTTTTATTCATGGCGCGCAGAAGTCATGCGGTTAACACGAAATCAGTGATAAAAGGCGCTCCGTGGAATATCGTATTTTTCTCAATTGGGATGTATGTTGTCGTGTATGGTTTGGGAAACGCCTGGCTGACGCACTCGTTAGCTAGCTTTATTCAAGCAACGGCTGATCAAGGCTTGTTTGTGGCAACGATTGGCATGGGATATATTGCGGCTTTCTTATCCTCCTTGATGAATAATATGCCAACGGTTATGATCGATGCATTGGCGATTGCCGAAACCAATACATCCGGCACCATCAGGGAGGCGCTTATTTATGCCAATGTCATTGGCTCTGATTTAGGTCCAAAAATTACCCCAATCGGCTCCTTGGCCACCTTAGTATGGCTCCATGTTTTATCGCAAAAAGGAGTAAAAATCTCATGGGGAACCTATTTTAAAACAGGGATTGTCTTAACGATTCCGATTCTGTTTATCACCTTATTAGGTCTTTATGCAGCATTATTACTTTACTAAAAGGAGACGTACGTTATGGCTAAAAAAACAATTTATTTCTTATGTACAGGAAACTCTTGCAGAAGCCAGATGGCAGAAGGATGGGCGAAAAAATATTTAGGTGATGAGCGGGAAGTGCATAGTGCCGGGATTGAGGCACATGGACTGAATCCAAATGCAGTCAAAGCAATGAAAGAAGCTGGTATTGATATATCAAATCAAACATCCGATATTATTGATCCTGAAATTTTAAACAATGCAGATTTAGTCGTTACATTATGCGGCGATGCGGCTGACAAATGCCCGATGACATCACCGCACGTAAAGCGTGAACACTGGGGATTTGATGACCCGGCCGGAAAAGATTGGTCTGAATTTCAGCGTGTCCGTGATGAAATTGGAGACAGAATTAAACGTTTTGCTGAAACGGGTGAATAGGCCGCTTATTTTTTATAGCCTTGCGGAAATAAAGAAAGAAACAGGGATTAGCAAATTTACATGATATAGATATCTAGAAAGTTAATGCTCCGCATGCATCAAAAGAAGCCGATTGCTCCATAGATTAGGAAATATCAGCTTACTTGATGAATTAGATTATTTAATTGCGAGGTGCAAACAACATAACTGAGACACCAACTAAACATATGCCAGCACCTACCCAATCGTATAAATCTGGTGTTTTTTTATCAATTCCCCATCCCCATAGAACAGAAAGAATGACAAATACTCCTCCGTATGCAGCATACACTCTGCCAAATGATGGGAATGTTTGAAATGTAGCAATAACACCGTACAAAGCCAAGGCTATTCCTCCGAAAACACCCCAATAAATAGGCTTACCTTCTCTTAACCACAGCCATATCAGATAGCCTCCACCAATTTCGGCAAGTCCCGCAAAAATAAATAGCGCGAACGCATATATCATTTAATACCACTCCTAAATAGCTAACCAACATGATCTTTTATAAGGAATAACCTACTCAATTTTTAGTTGGCATTTGTCAGCCGCATTCTATACGGGTTGCAAGTAGAACTTCCAACAGCTGCATTCAATTTTTGAAGAAGCGAATGAAGATGTTCCTCTTCGAGCAATGCTCCTAAAGTCTTTCTTGTATGTGGAATATTGTGTTTATTAAGAATATCTCCTGTAGCTTCCCAAACTTCAGCAATGGCCTTTGGTGACATACTCGCCAGCATGACCAATTAGCATTCTTCCTTTTTGTCTTATTTTATCATTTTTAGGAGCATACTGATGCATTAGAATTGTATAAAAATCATTTACCAGAGAGTTTATGATTATTTCGCTAAAGGTGCTTTAGTTTGAGATTAAGGGCGTTTTGATTTGTACAATATTTTGTTTTCTCTTGAAGCGGGCATACTTAAGAAGAGATTTTGTCCAACTCATTCTGTATTTTACCTAAGCCAACTTTGTTTCTCTAGACCCACTTGATTTCATTGGATAAGATAGATGGAGAATGAGAATTTGAGTCTCTGTGTAGTAGAGGTGAATGCATATGACACCCGAACGCCCTGCAAAAATTGCGGCTTTATCAATTATAAGCAATGGATTTGTTTTTTTAATGAAATTAGTTGTCGGAATCATTACAGGATCTGTTGCGGTGATTTCTGAAGCGATCCATACTTCACTTGATCTGATGGCATCTATCATTGCCTTCTTTTCGATAAGAATATCGGCAAGGCCGCCCGATAAGGAGCATCCATATGGACACGGGAAA harbors:
- the arsC gene encoding arsenate reductase (thioredoxin), with protein sequence MAKKTIYFLCTGNSCRSQMAEGWAKKYLGDEREVHSAGIEAHGLNPNAVKAMKEAGIDISNQTSDIIDPEILNNADLVVTLCGDAADKCPMTSPHVKREHWGFDDPAGKDWSEFQRVRDEIGDRIKRFAETGE
- a CDS encoding YnfA family protein gives rise to the protein MIYAFALFIFAGLAEIGGGYLIWLWLREGKPIYWGVFGGIALALYGVIATFQTFPSFGRVYAAYGGVFVILSVLWGWGIDKKTPDLYDWVGAGICLVGVSVMLFAPRN